In Rhodamnia argentea isolate NSW1041297 chromosome 4, ASM2092103v1, whole genome shotgun sequence, the following proteins share a genomic window:
- the LOC115729989 gene encoding disease resistance protein L6-like has translation MASTSGSGESATQYDVFLSFRGPDTRNNFTDVLYGTMVRQGIVAYRDSEELHAGDRIDDLLRAVGNSKICIPVFSRGYASSPWCLRELARMMELYESTGKPEILPIFFDVSASDVKLKTELYVKDLDKYEQRAGGDSKEQWEAALRKVGQIVGWEVQGKP, from the exons ATGGCATCAACCAGTGGTTCCGGCGAGTCCGCGACCCAGTACgacgtgttcctgagcttcagagggCCCGACACTCGCAACAACTTCACCGACGTCCTCTACGGGACTATGGTCCGCCAGGGGATCGTTGCCTACAGAGACAGCGAAGAGCTCCACGCCGGTGACCGGATCGACGATCTCCTCAGAGCAGTCGGCAACTCCAAGATCTGCATACCGGTCTTCTCCAGAGGCTACGCTTCGAGCCCTTGGTGCCTCCGTGAGCTCGCTCGTATGATGGAGCTCTATGAATCGACCGGGAAGCCGGAGATCCTACCCATCTTCTTTGACGTCTCGGCCTCTGACGTCAAGCTCAAGACGGAACTGTACGTGAAGGACTTGGACAAGTACGAGCAGAGGGCCGGAGGCGACAGCAAGGAACAGTGGGAGGCGGCTCTGAGAAAAGTGGGTCAGATCGTAGGATGGGAAGTACAAGGGAAACC CTGA